Proteins encoded in a region of the Pseudomonas syringae KCTC 12500 genome:
- a CDS encoding non-ribosomal peptide synthetase: MNPEHAQKLARRFVELPLEKRRLFLDGMRKENMDFSLFPIPSCAGLAEREGLSYAQQRMWFLWQLDPHSAAYNLPMSVGLNGPLELPLLDRAFSALVERHESLRTTFGQEGDRAFQRVAPPAPVSIRLTDLSALPPEQRWASARQAMAEQAAQTFDLQRGPLFTVQVLRLAEQEHLLLLNLHHMITDGWSMNVLIDEWLRGYDALLAGKPLPFQPLLVQYRDYAVWQRSWLEAGEQARQLDYWRSHLGEEHPLLELPTDRPYPALPSHDGARLELALEPELLRNLKSLAQRQGVTLFVVLLATFKSLLHRYSGQTDIRVGGLIANRTRSETEGLIGCFINTQVLRSEVTAQTRFVDLLNIVRDASTGAQAHQELPFDAIIDALQPERSQSHNPLFQVMFNHQPVVADLLDKQLSGGLRVANLPAEQQALAQRSHAAASDLMLATSGEGEQLHAAFTYATDIFDESTIARLAGHWRNLLASVCADPLQTIAELSMLSADERTQLLDVDNATKADTTTPAHRQFEAQVQRTPQAPALILAREGQSPGLSYTELNQRSNRLAWQLRELGVGADVLVGVALGRSLDMPVALLAVLKAGGAYLPLDLNAPSERLRHVLADSGVKLLLTHSDQLTGLPELADMQCLCIDRMNSETASVHNLDGPIDPASLAYVIYTSGSTGRPKGVAISHAALAEFVALGANYSDLREGDRVLQFATHSFDGFVEQFYPPLCRGAAVVLRDERLWDSATFHQAIVEHGVTLADLPAAYWLTLVQDFAASPPAHYGALRQVHVGGEAMAVEGLRLWHKSGLGHVRLLNTYGPTEATVVSSIHDCSTLTPQQVSWRGVPIGQALAGRRLYVLDDQMNLLPQGAVGELYIGGPGLARGYHAQPGLSAERFVADPFVSGERLYRSGDRARLRTDGAVEYIGRVDHQVKIRGFRIELGEVESRLQQCTGVREAVVLAVELAGSTQLVAYAVPDVAASTEAEQLALRQSIRSQLQASLPDYMVPTHMLLLPELPLTPSGKLDRKALPAPDASQLQARYRAPHSEVEICLAAIWADVLHAPQVGLDDHFFELGGHSLLAAQVIARIKTQLGISLPLRSLFEKPLLGELAVEVTALTDNSTDNDWSDMDQFMDSLEEFGA, translated from the coding sequence ATGAACCCCGAACACGCCCAGAAACTCGCTCGCCGTTTTGTCGAGTTACCCCTTGAAAAACGCCGCCTGTTCCTCGATGGCATGCGCAAGGAGAACATGGATTTCTCGCTGTTCCCGATCCCTTCCTGTGCCGGGCTGGCCGAGCGTGAGGGTCTGTCTTATGCCCAGCAACGCATGTGGTTTCTCTGGCAACTGGACCCGCACAGCGCGGCCTACAACCTGCCGATGTCGGTGGGCCTGAACGGTCCGCTGGAACTGCCTTTGCTGGATCGGGCATTCAGTGCGCTGGTCGAACGACATGAAAGCCTGCGCACCACCTTCGGCCAGGAGGGCGATCGGGCATTTCAGCGTGTTGCGCCGCCAGCGCCAGTGAGCATCCGCCTGACCGATCTGAGCGCCTTGCCGCCCGAACAGCGCTGGGCCAGTGCGCGTCAGGCCATGGCCGAACAGGCTGCGCAAACCTTCGATCTGCAGCGCGGGCCGCTGTTCACCGTGCAGGTGCTGCGTCTGGCCGAACAGGAGCACCTGCTGCTGCTCAACCTGCACCACATGATCACCGATGGCTGGTCGATGAACGTGCTGATCGACGAATGGCTGCGCGGCTACGACGCGCTGCTGGCCGGCAAACCGCTGCCTTTTCAGCCGCTGCTTGTGCAGTACCGCGATTACGCAGTCTGGCAACGCAGCTGGCTGGAAGCCGGTGAGCAGGCGCGTCAGCTGGACTACTGGCGCAGCCACCTGGGCGAAGAGCATCCGCTGCTGGAGCTGCCCACCGACCGTCCGTATCCGGCCTTGCCCAGCCACGACGGCGCTCGCCTGGAGCTGGCACTGGAGCCCGAGCTGCTGCGCAACCTGAAAAGCCTCGCGCAACGCCAGGGCGTGACCCTGTTCGTGGTGCTGCTGGCGACCTTCAAAAGCCTGCTGCATCGCTACAGCGGGCAGACCGACATTCGTGTTGGCGGCCTGATCGCCAACCGCACCCGCAGCGAAACCGAAGGGCTGATCGGCTGCTTCATCAATACTCAGGTACTGCGCAGTGAAGTGACGGCGCAGACCCGCTTCGTCGACTTGTTGAATATCGTGCGCGACGCCTCGACCGGTGCCCAGGCGCATCAGGAATTGCCATTCGACGCCATCATCGACGCCCTGCAGCCGGAGCGCAGCCAGAGCCATAACCCTTTATTTCAGGTGATGTTCAATCACCAGCCGGTGGTGGCCGACCTGCTCGACAAGCAATTGAGCGGCGGCCTGCGCGTGGCTAATCTGCCCGCCGAACAACAGGCACTGGCGCAGCGCTCGCACGCTGCCGCCAGCGACCTGATGCTGGCCACCAGCGGTGAAGGCGAACAACTGCATGCCGCCTTCACCTACGCCACCGACATTTTTGACGAGTCGACCATCGCTCGCCTGGCCGGGCACTGGCGCAACCTGTTGGCCTCTGTCTGTGCCGACCCGCTGCAGACCATCGCCGAGCTGTCGATGCTCTCGGCCGACGAGCGCACGCAACTGCTGGATGTCGACAATGCCACCAAAGCTGACACCACAACCCCCGCGCATCGCCAGTTCGAGGCACAAGTACAGCGCACGCCGCAGGCCCCGGCACTGATCCTCGCCCGTGAAGGTCAATCGCCAGGCCTGAGCTACACCGAACTGAACCAGCGCAGTAACCGTCTGGCCTGGCAGCTGCGCGAGCTGGGTGTCGGCGCGGACGTGCTGGTCGGCGTGGCGCTGGGTCGTTCGCTGGACATGCCCGTGGCGCTGCTCGCCGTGCTCAAGGCTGGCGGTGCCTATTTGCCGCTGGACCTGAATGCGCCGAGCGAACGCTTGCGTCATGTGTTGGCGGACAGTGGCGTGAAACTGCTGCTGACCCACAGCGATCAGCTGACCGGGCTGCCTGAATTGGCTGACATGCAATGCCTGTGCATCGATCGGATGAACAGCGAAACCGCCAGCGTGCACAACCTCGACGGCCCGATTGATCCGGCCAGCCTGGCCTACGTGATTTACACCTCAGGGTCGACCGGGCGGCCCAAAGGCGTGGCGATCAGTCATGCGGCCCTGGCCGAGTTCGTCGCCCTGGGGGCCAACTACAGTGACCTGCGCGAAGGCGACCGGGTCCTGCAGTTCGCCACCCACAGCTTCGATGGCTTCGTCGAGCAGTTCTACCCACCGTTGTGTCGTGGTGCGGCCGTCGTGCTGCGTGACGAGCGCCTGTGGGACAGCGCCACCTTCCATCAGGCCATCGTCGAGCACGGCGTGACCCTCGCCGACTTGCCCGCGGCCTATTGGCTGACGCTGGTTCAGGACTTCGCCGCCAGCCCGCCCGCACATTACGGCGCGCTACGCCAGGTGCATGTCGGCGGCGAAGCCATGGCCGTCGAGGGGCTGCGCCTGTGGCACAAGTCCGGGCTCGGGCATGTGCGCCTGCTCAATACCTATGGCCCGACCGAAGCTACCGTGGTGTCGAGCATCCATGATTGCAGCACGCTGACCCCGCAGCAGGTGTCCTGGCGCGGCGTGCCGATTGGCCAGGCGCTGGCAGGACGACGCCTGTACGTTCTCGACGATCAAATGAACCTGCTGCCGCAAGGTGCGGTGGGCGAGCTGTACATCGGCGGTCCTGGTCTGGCGCGGGGCTATCACGCCCAGCCCGGCCTGAGCGCCGAACGTTTTGTCGCCGATCCGTTTGTCAGCGGTGAGCGCCTGTATCGCAGCGGCGACCGCGCCCGACTGCGCACCGATGGCGCTGTCGAGTATATCGGCCGGGTCGATCATCAAGTGAAGATTCGCGGTTTCCGTATCGAGCTGGGCGAGGTCGAATCGCGCCTGCAGCAATGCACGGGCGTGCGCGAGGCCGTGGTGCTGGCCGTCGAACTGGCGGGCAGCACGCAGTTGGTCGCCTACGCGGTGCCGGACGTTGCCGCGTCTACAGAGGCCGAACAGTTGGCCCTGCGCCAAAGCATCCGCAGCCAGTTGCAAGCCAGCCTGCCGGATTACATGGTGCCGACGCACATGCTGTTGTTGCCCGAGCTGCCCCTGACGCCCAGCGGCAAGCTGGACCGCAAGGCATTGCCTGCCCCCGACGCAAGCCAGTTGCAGGCGCGTTATCGGGCGCCGCACAGCGAGGTGGAAATCTGCCTGGCGGCCATCTGGGCGGACGTTCTGCATGCGCCCCAGGTGGGCCTCGACGATCACTTTTTCGAACTGGGCGGGCATTCGCTGCTCGCCGCGCAAGTCATCGCCCGGATCAAGACGCAACTGGGCATCAGCCTTCCGCTGCGCAGCCTGTTCGAAAAACCGCTGCTCGGTGAACTCGCCGTCGAAGTGACAGCGCTGACCGACAACAGCACGGATAACGACTGGAGCGACATGGACCAGTTCATGGATTCACTGGAGGAATTCGGCGCATGA
- a CDS encoding TauD/TfdA family dioxygenase gives MSHALSLDIRPLLAGAGSLPMLVQAPEPGLDLMEALGELKPLVAGHLYSAGGILFRGFEVGGAEAFREFAAGFGDPLLNYEFGSTPRSNVTKGVYTSTEYPAHQSIPLHNEQAYTLEWPMKIWFYSMIAAQTGGETPIADSREIYRRIPARIRERFVEKKLMYVRNYGNGLDVEWSQVFNSEDERVVEAYCRAHNIECEWKDDGELRTRQICQAVSRHPVTHDTVWFNQAHLFHISNLQPEVRETLLDVVDEEDLPRNVYYGDGSPLEETLLDEIRGVLDECTVSFPWLENDVLMLDNMLTAHSRAPFTGKRKVVVAMAQGHSDK, from the coding sequence ATGAGTCATGCGTTGAGTTTGGATATCCGGCCGTTGCTGGCAGGGGCGGGCAGCTTGCCGATGCTGGTGCAGGCACCCGAGCCCGGTCTGGACTTGATGGAAGCGCTGGGCGAACTCAAGCCGTTGGTCGCCGGGCACCTGTATAGCGCAGGCGGGATTCTGTTTCGCGGCTTCGAGGTGGGCGGTGCGGAAGCGTTTCGCGAGTTCGCCGCCGGTTTCGGCGATCCGCTGCTCAACTACGAGTTCGGCTCTACGCCGCGCAGCAATGTCACCAAGGGTGTATACACCTCGACCGAGTACCCGGCGCACCAGAGCATCCCGCTGCACAACGAGCAGGCCTACACGCTGGAATGGCCGATGAAGATCTGGTTCTACAGCATGATCGCGGCGCAGACAGGCGGCGAAACACCGATCGCCGACAGCCGCGAAATCTACCGACGCATTCCGGCGCGCATTCGCGAGCGCTTTGTCGAAAAGAAACTGATGTACGTGCGTAACTACGGCAACGGGCTCGATGTGGAATGGAGTCAGGTGTTCAACAGCGAAGACGAGCGCGTGGTCGAAGCCTACTGCCGGGCGCACAACATCGAGTGCGAATGGAAAGACGACGGCGAACTGCGCACCCGCCAGATTTGCCAAGCGGTATCGCGCCACCCGGTGACCCACGACACCGTCTGGTTCAACCAGGCGCACCTGTTCCACATCTCCAACTTGCAACCGGAAGTGCGCGAAACCCTGCTCGACGTAGTGGACGAAGAAGACCTGCCGCGCAACGTCTACTACGGCGACGGCTCGCCCCTCGAAGAAACCCTGCTGGACGAAATCCGCGGCGTACTCGACGAATGCACCGTCAGCTTCCCATGGCTGGAAAACGACGTCCTGATGCTCGACAACATGCTCACCGCCCACTCCCGCGCACCCTTCACCGGCAAACGCAAAGTGGTGGTCGCCATGGCACAGGGGCATTCGGATAAGTAA
- a CDS encoding IS3 family transposase (programmed frameshift) has translation MGKYTEQAKLAAVKEYCAGKAGLRDVAHRHDVDFSCLRQWVAAYQIHGVAGLQEKKRQRYSDEFKLTVLKRMHDERLSLRQTAALFDIRQFGIIGLWQRHYEEGAFDASSKPPTKAGRPRKMTTALPPVNAPSIDDESRSRDELLAEVKQLRMEVDYPKKARCLGSEEATNSATEKAQIVTELRLGHSLGGLLKLAGLARSTFYYQQKVLQAGDKYAGLKDLIQTVFYDHKGRYGYRRITAALRRAGHLVNHKTVQKLMGQLGLKSLVRVKKYRSYKGEVGKAAPNILKRDFKAQHLNEKWATDVTEFKVGGQKLYLSPIMDLYNGEIISYAIARRPLYSMVDEMLEGAFKKLEPHEKPILHSDQGWQYRMPVYQRLLNEHSITCSMSRKGNCYDNAAMESFFGTLKSEFFYLNKFNNLDELHAGIDEYIEYYNQSRIKLKLNGLSPVEFRMQAAQAA, from the exons ATGGGTAAATATACAGAGCAGGCAAAACTCGCAGCCGTGAAAGAGTATTGTGCTGGCAAGGCAGGTTTGAGGGATGTTGCGCATCGCCACGATGTGGATTTTTCCTGCCTTAGGCAGTGGGTTGCGGCCTATCAGATTCATGGCGTAGCGGGCCTGCAAGAGAAAAAACGCCAGCGCTACAGTGACGAGTTCAAGCTGACTGTTTTGAAGCGCATGCATGATGAGCGTTTATCTCTGCGCCAGACAGCGGCCTTGTTCGATATCCGTCAGTTCGGCATCATCGGTCTATGGCAGCGCCATTATGAAGAAGGGGCCTTTGATGCCTCCTCCAAGCCACCCACAAAAGCCGGACGCCCAAGAAAGATGACGACTGCACTTCCGCCTGTGAACGCCCCCTCAATCGACGATGAATCGCGCTCGCGTGACGAGTTGCTTGCCGAGGTGAAGCAACTGCGGATGGAGGTCGACTATC CTAAAAAAGCTCGATGCCTTGGCTCAGAAGAAGCAACGAATAGCGCAACAGAAAAAGCGCAAATCGTAACCGAACTGAGACTGGGGCATTCTCTGGGTGGCCTGCTGAAGCTTGCCGGTCTGGCGCGCAGCACTTTTTACTATCAACAAAAGGTACTGCAAGCGGGCGATAAGTACGCCGGGCTGAAAGACCTGATTCAGACAGTTTTCTACGATCATAAAGGCCGGTATGGCTATCGTCGTATCACGGCGGCGTTGCGGCGCGCAGGCCATCTTGTGAACCACAAGACGGTGCAGAAACTGATGGGGCAGCTTGGCCTGAAGAGCCTGGTGCGAGTGAAGAAATACCGCTCTTACAAGGGCGAAGTAGGCAAGGCTGCGCCCAACATTCTCAAGCGTGATTTCAAGGCCCAGCACCTTAATGAAAAATGGGCCACGGACGTCACCGAGTTCAAAGTGGGAGGCCAGAAGCTCTATCTGTCGCCCATCATGGATCTGTACAACGGCGAAATCATTTCCTATGCAATCGCCAGGCGCCCGCTGTACTCCATGGTGGACGAAATGCTTGAAGGAGCGTTCAAGAAGCTTGAGCCGCATGAAAAGCCTATTTTGCACTCAGACCAGGGCTGGCAATATCGGATGCCTGTTTACCAACGATTACTCAATGAGCATTCGATCACATGCAGCATGTCGCGCAAGGGCAACTGCTACGACAACGCGGCTATGGAAAGTTTTTTTGGCACGCTGAAGTCCGAGTTTTTCTATCTGAACAAATTTAACAATCTGGATGAGCTTCATGCGGGCATCGACGAGTACATTGAGTATTACAATCAGTCACGCATCAAACTGAAACTTAACGGCCTGAGCCCTGTGGAGTTCAGAATGCAGGCCGCTCAGGCAGCGTAG
- a CDS encoding DUF6162 family protein: MSTPTRHIVRPAGAGHETLYVLLLCLLILGSAAGVISLHRDTQETHSIANHQLDARRELSAAEQGIYADLRVTLDEIRLLASEQQTPITPEQLGDEGFAPFARDASSVSRGDHAWQMIEQSYLGLSRTSSVAGSFLMRVDSGEQPDIWINRNASLAAVSDLSDQALIDSGWKQVVAQFDAGVTRQHPH; encoded by the coding sequence ATGAGCACACCAACCCGACACATCGTCCGCCCGGCAGGCGCCGGGCATGAAACCCTGTACGTCCTGCTGCTGTGCCTGCTGATCCTTGGCAGCGCTGCCGGGGTGATCAGCTTGCACCGTGATACTCAGGAAACGCACAGCATCGCCAACCACCAACTGGACGCACGACGCGAGTTGAGCGCTGCGGAACAAGGCATTTACGCCGACCTGCGCGTGACCCTCGACGAAATCCGCCTGCTGGCCAGCGAGCAGCAGACACCGATCACCCCAGAGCAACTGGGCGATGAAGGCTTTGCGCCGTTCGCCAGGGATGCCAGTTCGGTGAGCCGTGGCGACCATGCCTGGCAGATGATCGAGCAGTCCTACCTGGGACTGAGCCGGACGTCGAGCGTGGCCGGTTCGTTTCTGATGCGTGTCGATTCCGGCGAGCAGCCGGACATCTGGATCAACCGCAACGCCTCGCTGGCGGCGGTTAGCGACCTCAGTGACCAGGCCTTGATCGATTCAGGCTGGAAACAGGTCGTCGCGCAATTCGATGCTGGCGTGACCCGTCAGCACCCGCACTGA
- a CDS encoding PepSY-associated TM helix domain-containing protein, with the protein MSKKSRSKIWFLVHSWLALPIWFFVLIVCVTGTLAVVSKEIMWLANPEMRDNRPSDDAQRLNFEQIRATIERNQPDLIVGTIMQPDGDYFALSVFITYPDGRSVPAYVNPYTGVIQGITPSFDFRRFTRALHGWWLVPFTNGYSWGWYLVSILGLPLLASLVTGLVVYKKFWRGFFKPVRFSQGPRIFWGDLHRLSGVWSIWFIAVISITGTWFLIQAILGDNQISISSKSQGASIIPHSAVPLTADGSPAPTISLERAVEIARERIPGLEASFITPPFNAYSNMQVGGRSWYPLMFQTAEINPYSGEIAASHLLSDRNKLEFVTESMRPLHTGDFGGIWIKLIWAFFGLLLSMMVLSGLLIWSKRTALATLNALKRDARARPVAYTPEINTSPLATRTPENSL; encoded by the coding sequence ATGTCGAAGAAGTCCCGTTCAAAAATCTGGTTTCTCGTCCACAGCTGGCTGGCCCTGCCGATCTGGTTCTTCGTGCTGATCGTTTGTGTGACCGGCACGCTGGCCGTGGTCAGCAAGGAAATCATGTGGCTGGCCAACCCGGAGATGCGTGACAACCGCCCTTCCGACGACGCGCAGCGCCTGAACTTCGAACAGATTCGCGCAACCATCGAACGCAACCAACCGGACCTGATCGTGGGCACCATCATGCAGCCGGACGGCGACTATTTCGCCTTGAGCGTGTTCATCACCTACCCCGACGGGCGTTCGGTGCCGGCTTACGTCAACCCTTACACCGGAGTGATTCAGGGCATTACTCCTTCGTTCGACTTCCGCCGCTTCACCCGCGCGCTGCACGGCTGGTGGCTGGTGCCGTTTACCAACGGTTATTCGTGGGGCTGGTACCTGGTGTCGATTCTCGGCCTGCCGTTGCTGGCCTCACTGGTGACCGGGCTGGTGGTCTACAAGAAATTCTGGCGCGGCTTTTTCAAGCCCGTGCGTTTCAGCCAGGGCCCGCGGATTTTCTGGGGCGACCTGCATCGCCTCAGCGGCGTCTGGTCGATCTGGTTCATTGCGGTAATTTCCATTACCGGCACGTGGTTTCTGATCCAGGCGATTCTGGGCGACAACCAGATCAGTATTTCCAGCAAATCCCAGGGCGCGTCGATCATCCCGCACAGCGCCGTGCCACTGACTGCCGATGGTAGTCCTGCGCCGACCATCAGCCTGGAGCGCGCCGTGGAAATCGCCAGGGAGCGGATTCCGGGCCTGGAAGCCAGCTTCATCACACCGCCGTTCAATGCCTACAGCAACATGCAGGTGGGTGGACGCAGCTGGTATCCATTGATGTTCCAGACCGCCGAAATCAACCCGTACAGCGGCGAGATTGCCGCCTCGCACCTGCTGTCGGACCGCAACAAGCTGGAGTTCGTCACCGAGTCCATGCGCCCCCTGCACACCGGCGATTTCGGCGGCATCTGGATCAAGCTGATCTGGGCGTTTTTCGGCCTGCTGCTGAGCATGATGGTGCTCAGCGGCCTGTTGATCTGGAGCAAGCGTACTGCACTGGCGACGCTCAACGCCCTCAAGCGTGATGCCCGAGCCAGACCTGTCGCGTACACCCCGGAGATAAACACCTCGCCGCTGGCGACCCGCACCCCGGAGAACAGCCTGTGA